One window of Aspergillus oryzae RIB40 DNA, chromosome 3 genomic DNA carries:
- a CDS encoding DUF1761 domain-containing protein (predicted protein): MTTLHYLPPVKPSAIALGTFFTHTASLGILAPVFGDTYHRAQAANTKEEFIKSKEAAGAAAAWGSSLVGSAMQTYGVAALINATGTLSYKGAAYLGSLIFMASSAPSFISQIFTEKRPLDTVAVGAVSRVFETVGLSLFLTWWGTRTNPFD; encoded by the exons ATGACGACTCTTCACT ATTTACCTCCGGTGAAGCCCTCTGCTATTGCTCTGGGCACGTTTTTCACACACACCGCGTCCTTGGGAATACTGGCTCCTGTCTTCGGTGACACTTACCATCGTGCGCAGGCAGCCAACACGAAAGAGGAATTCATCAAGTCCAAAGAGGCTGCCGGGGCTGCCGCAGCCTGGGGAAGCTCTTTGGTCGGTAGTGCCATGCAAACTTATGGAGTGGCTGCTCTGATTAACGCAACCGGGACGCTGAGTTACAAGGGCGCGGCGTATCTGGGAAGTCTGATTTTCATGGCTAGCTCTGCACCAAGT TTCATCAGCCAAATTTTTACCGAGAAGCGGCCTCTGGATACAGTTGCTGTAGGTGCAGTGAGCCGAGTCTTCGAGACAGTCGGGCTTAGTTTATTCCTTACTTGGTGGGGTACGCGTACGAATCCTTTCGATTAA